One Polypterus senegalus isolate Bchr_013 chromosome 10, ASM1683550v1, whole genome shotgun sequence DNA segment encodes these proteins:
- the gjb1a gene encoding connexin 27.5, whose amino-acid sequence MNWASFYAVLGGVNRHSTGIGRIWLSVLFIFRIMILVVAAETVWGDEKSGFTCNTQQPGCNSVCYDQFFPISHVRLWSLQLILVSTPALLVAMHVAHRRHMDKKILRLSGRSSSKDLEQIKTKKMKITGALWWTYMISVIFRVLFEAAFMYIFYMIYPGYKMFRLVKCDSYPCPNTVDCFVSRPTEKTIFTIFMLVVSGVCILLNIAEIVYLIAKACSRSVRDTESGPFYGQKFSGYKEGQGDQLLSDHAALSKMRRNPGSDKWERCSPS is encoded by the coding sequence ATGAACTGGGCGTCTTTTTATGCCGTTCTTGGCGGCGTCAACAGGCACTCCACTGGGATCGGCCGCATCTggctttctgtcctcttcatcttccgGATCATGATCTTGGTTGTGGCAGCAGAGACGGTGTGGGGCGATGAGAAGTCGGGCTTTACCTGCAACACCCAGCAGCCTGGCTGCAACAGTGTCTGTTATGACCAGTTCTTTCCCATCTCTCATGTGCGTCTTTGGTCCCTGCAGCTTATCCTGGTTTCCACCCCAGCCCTTCTTGTTGCTATGCACGTAGCTCACCGGCGACACATGGATAAGAAGATTCTCCGACTGTCAGGGCGCTCCAGCAGCAAAGACCTGGAGCAAATCaagaccaaaaaaatgaaaattactggAGCCTTGTGGTGGACCTACATGATCAGTGTCATTTTCCGTGTGCTCTTTGAAGCTGCTTTCATGTATATCTTCTACATGATCTACCCGGGCTACAAGATGTTTCGACTGGTCAAGTGCGATTCTTACCCTTGCCCCAACACTGTCGACTGCTTTGTGTCGCGGCCCACTGAAAAAACCATTTTTACAATCTTCATGCTGGTAGTGTCCGGTGTCTGCATCCTCCTGAATATTGCAGAGATTGTCTACTTGATTGCCAAGGCTTGTTCGAGAAGTGTGAGGGACACAGAGTCCGGCCCTTTCTATGGTCAGAAGTTCTCTGGATACAAAGAAGGCCAGGGTGACCAGCTCCTGTCGGACCACGCTGCTCTGAGCAAGATGAGGAGGAACCCCGGGTCCGATAAGTGGGAGAGATGCTCTCCATCTTAG